One stretch of Streptomyces sp. MMBL 11-1 DNA includes these proteins:
- a CDS encoding SDR family oxidoreductase produces the protein MHVALTGATGFLGLRLLRRLLATHRTVTVLAHAGSGNALHRIARFFELTGSPEAFVAELPQRLRVVETDLTLPRLGLSGRDFQELADGLGTIWHSAGSINLEGDLPELRRTNVEGTRCVLDLAAAGSGAPVVRHVSTAFVAGGRRTGVAYEDELDAADGFENAYEQSKYEAELLVHAWAREHDRPVLVLRPSVLVTDLPPHPELPSHPLQVVERILRDAHGAAGTGDRLRVRTVGHPHGRLNLLQVEHAADVMVRLAGLPPSGGVDTYHVVHDRDVPVPTVVDLLERLVPLSIDLVAAKPDDPSALEALLDFYPGLTAYLAHRRRFDDTRVRTRLGPSAACAPVGLDYLWSGLAPRGEALPLSPGAPPAALPSAPCA, from the coding sequence GTGCACGTCGCACTCACCGGCGCCACCGGATTCCTCGGACTGCGCCTGCTCCGCCGGCTGCTCGCCACGCACCGGACGGTGACGGTCCTGGCCCATGCCGGTTCGGGGAACGCTCTGCACCGCATTGCCCGGTTCTTCGAACTGACAGGCTCGCCGGAGGCCTTCGTCGCCGAACTCCCCCAGCGGCTCAGGGTGGTGGAGACCGACCTGACGCTGCCACGGCTGGGCCTGTCGGGACGGGACTTCCAGGAGCTGGCCGACGGCCTCGGCACGATCTGGCACAGCGCGGGCAGCATCAATCTGGAAGGGGACCTTCCCGAGCTGCGACGGACCAACGTCGAAGGGACCCGGTGCGTGCTGGACCTGGCGGCCGCGGGCAGCGGGGCACCCGTGGTCCGTCATGTGAGTACCGCCTTCGTGGCCGGCGGGCGGCGCACCGGGGTGGCGTACGAGGACGAGCTGGACGCCGCCGACGGCTTCGAGAACGCCTACGAGCAGTCCAAGTACGAGGCGGAGCTGCTGGTTCACGCGTGGGCGCGGGAGCACGACCGTCCGGTCCTGGTCCTGCGGCCGAGCGTCCTGGTCACGGACCTGCCGCCGCACCCCGAGCTGCCCTCGCACCCGTTGCAGGTCGTCGAGCGGATCCTGCGTGACGCGCACGGTGCCGCGGGGACCGGGGATCGGCTCCGCGTCCGGACGGTGGGGCATCCGCACGGCCGGCTGAACCTGTTGCAGGTGGAGCACGCTGCCGACGTCATGGTGCGGCTGGCCGGGTTGCCGCCGTCGGGAGGGGTCGACACGTACCACGTCGTCCACGACCGCGATGTGCCCGTACCCACGGTCGTGGACCTCCTGGAGCGGCTGGTGCCCCTCTCGATCGACCTGGTCGCCGCCAAGCCGGACGACCCGTCGGCGCTGGAGGCGCTGCTCGATTTCTACCCGGGCCTGACGGCCTACCTCGCCCATCGGCGACGGTTCGACGACACCCGGGTCAGAACCCGGCTCGGGCCGTCGGCGGCCTGCGCCCCGGTGGGCCTCGACTACCTGTGGTCCGGGCTGGCCCCCCGGGGCGAGGCGCTCCCGCTGTCGCCGGGCGCCCCTCCGGCCGCCCTCCCGTCCGCCCCGTGCGCCTGA
- a CDS encoding wax ester/triacylglycerol synthase domain-containing protein produces MPDPEQPTLPAPSDRSDRRIPSPRHPTHAVDRAFLELERRRPDVRWDAGGVAYLSGPPPALADLRAYVGHRLGALPLLTSRVEGGRRPRWQPAGDFAVDRHVHEVVADGPDGWDRALHTALNAPFAPGSYWGIWLIHGHDPDAYAVCYRFHHACQDGSAAAMTFRAMLGEGEPSARPVPGRSRPSGVPRRAGTAVALATRFVAGSFAVRGHRPDAAFAPSGERRLWRGRAPVDTLRRIGAGRGGSAHDVHLAALAGALSVWSARAGVPLPRVTAVLPVDARRADEEQTWGNRCFALPLDLPVRTRSRHPDGSGDGEASLRRLDQVMATTRKLRGETWRQAIQDLVRFMPDGPTEWYLRRMLSPRVTNVMATSMPLADKGSLGETQVTGTALLPLLVPGHLFAVGLSFFGDWAEVSFVADRALPLGELLPELWQRAVDELTESSTPT; encoded by the coding sequence ATGCCCGATCCCGAGCAGCCCACCCTGCCCGCCCCGTCCGACCGATCCGACCGGCGGATTCCTTCGCCCCGCCACCCCACCCACGCGGTCGACCGCGCGTTCCTCGAACTGGAGCGCCGTCGGCCCGACGTCCGCTGGGACGCGGGCGGCGTCGCGTATCTCAGCGGTCCGCCCCCGGCTCTGGCGGACCTTCGCGCGTACGTGGGCCACCGCCTCGGCGCACTGCCGCTGCTCACGAGCCGGGTGGAGGGAGGCCGCCGGCCCCGGTGGCAGCCGGCCGGGGACTTCGCCGTCGACCGGCATGTGCACGAGGTGGTCGCCGACGGACCCGACGGCTGGGACCGCGCCCTGCACACCGCGCTCAACGCCCCGTTCGCCCCCGGCTCCTACTGGGGGATCTGGCTGATCCACGGCCACGATCCCGACGCGTACGCCGTCTGCTACCGCTTTCACCACGCCTGCCAGGACGGCTCGGCCGCCGCCATGACCTTCCGGGCCATGCTGGGCGAGGGGGAGCCGTCGGCGCGCCCCGTCCCGGGCCGGAGCCGTCCGTCCGGAGTGCCCCGGCGGGCCGGTACGGCCGTCGCCCTGGCCACGAGGTTCGTGGCCGGCTCCTTCGCCGTTCGCGGTCACCGCCCGGACGCGGCCTTCGCGCCTTCCGGCGAGCGGCGGCTGTGGCGGGGCCGCGCACCGGTGGACACCCTCCGCCGGATCGGCGCCGGGCGGGGCGGCTCGGCCCACGATGTCCATCTGGCCGCGCTCGCCGGGGCGTTGTCGGTCTGGTCGGCACGCGCCGGGGTGCCGCTTCCCCGGGTGACGGCCGTACTGCCCGTCGACGCCCGGCGCGCCGACGAGGAGCAGACGTGGGGCAACCGCTGCTTCGCCCTGCCGCTCGACCTGCCCGTGCGGACCCGCTCGCGGCACCCGGACGGTTCCGGGGACGGGGAGGCGTCCCTGCGACGCCTGGATCAGGTCATGGCGACCACCCGGAAGCTGCGCGGCGAGACATGGCGGCAGGCCATCCAGGACCTGGTCCGCTTCATGCCGGACGGCCCCACCGAGTGGTACCTGCGCAGGATGCTCTCGCCACGCGTCACCAACGTCATGGCCACCTCCATGCCGCTCGCCGACAAGGGGAGTCTGGGCGAGACGCAGGTGACGGGGACCGCCCTGTTGCCCCTGCTCGTGCCGGGGCATCTGTTCGCGGTGGGGCTGTCGTTCTTCGGCGACTGGGCGGAGGTGTCCTTCGTCGCCGACCGCGCCCTCCCGCTGGGGGAGTTGCTGCCGGAGCTGTGGCAGCGGGCCGTGGACGAGCTGACGGAGAGCTCGACGCCCACGTGA
- a CDS encoding NAD(P)-binding domain-containing protein — MIGAGPSGLATSKVLASRGLPFDCFEAGSGIGGLWRYGNDNGMSGVYASLHANISKESMSFSSLAMPESYPVFPHHSKVLAYLEQYAASFDLHRHIGFGTEVTSVRPLDDGGWEVVHRRRGEAEARTRRYTEVVVANGHHWDPRFPDPAVPGADVFGGSALHSHAYRSPEPYAGRQVLVIGMGNSACEIAAEISRTAARTFLSARDVAHVFPKMLLGRPADHLAVSPLAALPRFLKGPAMALLLRLTRGAPAHYGLPEPVRGPLAAHPSTSDELLVQLARGAVTPKPGVSSFGRDTAAFTDGSRERVDAVVYATGYSLSFPFLDPSVFAAPGGRTELYLRTVPPRLPGLYFMGLAQPAGAAFPLLEPQAAWVADLIEGTVRLPAPAEMTRAIARAWHQHEKAYAPTYRHGIEIDIRSYRRALRRELRAGRRRARGALPPRSAAAPPAPASTSTSDAV; from the coding sequence GTGATCGGAGCAGGCCCGTCCGGACTGGCCACGAGCAAGGTCCTCGCCTCGCGCGGCCTTCCCTTCGACTGCTTCGAGGCGGGTTCGGGCATCGGCGGACTCTGGCGCTACGGCAACGACAACGGGATGTCGGGGGTGTACGCGTCCCTGCACGCGAACATCTCCAAGGAGAGCATGTCCTTCTCCTCGCTGGCGATGCCGGAGAGCTACCCGGTCTTCCCGCACCACAGCAAGGTCCTCGCCTACCTGGAGCAGTACGCCGCGTCGTTCGACCTGCACCGGCACATCGGGTTCGGCACGGAGGTCACCTCCGTACGGCCCCTGGACGACGGCGGCTGGGAGGTCGTCCACCGGCGCCGTGGGGAGGCGGAGGCCCGGACTCGGCGCTACACCGAGGTGGTGGTGGCCAACGGGCACCACTGGGACCCGCGGTTCCCGGACCCTGCCGTTCCGGGCGCCGACGTCTTCGGGGGCTCCGCTCTCCACTCGCACGCCTACCGCTCCCCCGAGCCGTACGCCGGCCGGCAGGTGCTCGTGATCGGCATGGGCAACTCCGCGTGCGAGATCGCGGCGGAGATCTCCCGTACGGCGGCCCGGACGTTCCTCTCCGCGCGCGACGTGGCGCACGTGTTTCCCAAGATGCTGCTCGGCCGGCCGGCCGACCACCTGGCGGTGAGCCCGCTGGCCGCCCTCCCCCGGTTCCTCAAGGGCCCGGCGATGGCGCTTCTCCTGCGGCTGACCCGTGGCGCCCCCGCCCACTACGGGCTTCCCGAACCGGTCCGCGGGCCCCTCGCCGCTCACCCCTCGACCTCGGACGAGCTCCTCGTCCAGCTCGCCCGGGGCGCGGTCACCCCTAAGCCCGGCGTCAGCTCCTTCGGCCGGGACACGGCGGCCTTCACGGACGGCAGCCGCGAGAGGGTGGACGCCGTGGTGTACGCCACCGGGTACTCCCTCTCGTTCCCCTTCCTGGACCCCTCCGTGTTCGCCGCCCCGGGTGGCCGCACGGAGCTCTATCTGCGCACGGTGCCGCCCCGGCTCCCCGGGCTCTACTTCATGGGACTCGCTCAACCAGCGGGCGCGGCTTTCCCGTTGCTCGAACCGCAAGCCGCATGGGTGGCCGACCTGATCGAGGGAACGGTCCGCCTGCCGGCGCCGGCGGAGATGACACGGGCGATCGCCCGCGCGTGGCACCAGCACGAGAAGGCCTACGCGCCCACCTACCGTCACGGGATCGAGATCGACATCCGCTCCTACCGGCGGGCCCTCCGGCGGGAACTCCGGGCAGGCAGGCGGCGGGCCCGTGGCGCGCTCCCGCCCCGGTCCGCCGCGGCCCCTCCCGCGCCCGCGTCCACATCCACGTCCGACGCCGTGTGA
- a CDS encoding PfaD family polyunsaturated fatty acid/polyketide biosynthesis protein, with protein sequence MSVLAAPGPPSASPPAFSPEGITAHVRRIREPVHVVSGPDGRERGIATGAAPACPVLGTLPPLYPEWLGGRTFCEAHGIRFPYVAGEMANGIATARMVSATARAEMLGFFGAGGLAYTEVERAVHTLAQELGSLSNWGVNLIHSPAEPELETRVAELLLRHGVPRISASAFMELTPAVVLCSAHGLRRAPDGDVVRRTRLLAKVSRPEVAERFLSPAPPALLDSLVAQGKLTRQEAALAALVPVAEDITVEADSGGHTDNRPLSVLLPRIAALRDAVCRKFGYRRPVRLGAAGGLGTPDAVAAAFALGASYVVVGSVNQTAVEAGLSDEAKAMLCDADVSDVAMAPAADMFELGVKLQVLSRGTMFAQRAGRLHAAYRAHGSLEEIPSALRSAIERDVLRAPFDEIWRRTRAFWEQRDPGEIARAEADPKHRMALVFRWYLGSSSRWAITGEGARRADFQIWCGPAMGAFNRWVAGSFLAEPAQRSVVQIGLNLLEGAAVLTRAHQLRTYGVPLPAEAFTYAPRELA encoded by the coding sequence GTGTCCGTCCTCGCCGCTCCCGGCCCCCCTTCCGCGTCCCCGCCGGCCTTCTCGCCCGAGGGGATCACGGCCCATGTCCGCCGGATCCGGGAGCCCGTGCATGTCGTCAGCGGGCCGGACGGCCGGGAGCGGGGGATCGCGACCGGCGCCGCACCCGCCTGTCCGGTGCTCGGCACGCTGCCCCCGCTGTACCCCGAATGGCTCGGCGGTCGCACGTTCTGCGAGGCGCACGGCATCCGTTTCCCCTATGTCGCGGGGGAGATGGCGAACGGCATCGCGACCGCCCGGATGGTCTCCGCGACGGCCCGGGCGGAGATGCTCGGCTTCTTCGGCGCGGGCGGTCTGGCCTACACCGAGGTGGAGCGGGCCGTGCACACCCTGGCGCAGGAGCTGGGGTCCCTCTCGAACTGGGGCGTCAATCTCATCCACTCACCGGCCGAACCGGAGCTGGAGACACGCGTCGCCGAGCTTCTGCTGCGCCACGGTGTTCCCCGCATCTCGGCGTCGGCGTTCATGGAGCTGACCCCGGCGGTCGTCCTGTGCTCGGCGCACGGTCTGCGCCGGGCCCCGGACGGCGACGTCGTCCGGCGTACGCGCCTGCTGGCGAAGGTCTCCCGGCCCGAGGTGGCCGAGAGGTTCCTCTCCCCCGCGCCGCCCGCGCTGCTGGACTCCCTCGTCGCCCAGGGGAAGCTGACCCGCCAGGAGGCGGCTCTGGCGGCCCTGGTGCCGGTGGCCGAGGACATCACCGTGGAGGCGGACAGCGGCGGACACACCGACAACCGGCCGTTGTCGGTCCTGCTGCCGCGGATCGCCGCCCTGCGTGACGCGGTGTGCCGGAAGTTCGGCTACCGCCGGCCGGTCCGGCTCGGCGCGGCCGGCGGTCTCGGCACACCGGACGCGGTGGCCGCCGCATTCGCCCTCGGCGCCTCCTACGTGGTCGTCGGGTCGGTGAACCAGACGGCCGTCGAGGCGGGCCTGTCCGACGAGGCCAAGGCGATGCTCTGCGACGCGGACGTCTCCGATGTGGCCATGGCGCCCGCGGCCGACATGTTCGAGCTGGGCGTGAAGCTTCAAGTGCTCTCCCGGGGCACGATGTTCGCTCAGCGGGCGGGCCGGCTCCACGCGGCGTACCGGGCCCACGGGTCGCTGGAGGAGATCCCGTCCGCGCTGCGCTCCGCCATCGAACGCGACGTGCTGCGCGCCCCGTTCGATGAGATCTGGCGGCGGACGCGCGCGTTCTGGGAGCAGCGCGATCCCGGGGAGATCGCCCGCGCGGAGGCCGACCCGAAACACCGTATGGCCCTGGTCTTCCGCTGGTATCTGGGCAGTTCCAGCCGGTGGGCGATCACCGGGGAGGGAGCGCGGCGGGCCGACTTCCAGATCTGGTGCGGACCGGCGATGGGCGCGTTCAACCGGTGGGTGGCAGGCTCGTTCCTGGCCGAACCGGCGCAGCGTTCGGTGGTGCAGATCGGCCTCAACCTGCTGGAGGGGGCCGCCGTGCTCACTCGCGCCCATCAACTGCGCACGTACGGAGTCCCCTTGCCGGCCGAGGCGTTCACCTACGCGCCCCGCGAGCTGGCATGA